The Methanofastidiosum sp. genome contains a region encoding:
- a CDS encoding CTP-dependent riboflavin kinase has protein sequence MKDSYLLPLLTLAKKGKVKGSVYISSKDLGKELGVSQQTASRWLKELESFGAIQRIFVKGGQTITLTEHGKNYLKTFFVEMCELFNKKNDELTIDGTIVSGIGEGKYYVSRPFYKKQFEDGLGFSPYPGTLNIKLTDETDILLRKFLDRYPSVILKSGTDEGRSFGNVRCYKALIDGRVEGAVIIPLRTHHPQNVVEIIAPKNLKNFLKKKDGELIRITIEV, from the coding sequence ATGAAAGACAGCTACCTCTTACCTCTTTTAACATTAGCTAAGAAGGGTAAGGTCAAAGGGTCTGTTTATATTTCTTCAAAGGATCTTGGAAAAGAGCTTGGTGTATCTCAACAGACTGCTTCAAGGTGGCTAAAAGAACTGGAATCTTTTGGCGCTATACAAAGAATATTTGTTAAGGGAGGGCAGACAATTACGCTTACTGAACACGGAAAAAATTACCTGAAGACTTTCTTCGTTGAAATGTGCGAACTATTCAACAAAAAAAATGATGAACTTACTATCGATGGAACAATAGTGTCTGGGATAGGCGAAGGTAAATATTATGTTTCAAGGCCTTTTTACAAAAAACAGTTTGAGGATGGCCTTGGTTTTAGCCCTTATCCGGGAACACTAAATATTAAACTCACTGATGAAACAGACATCCTGCTTAGAAAATTCCTTGATAGGTATCCGTCAGTAATATTAAAATCAGGCACCGACGAAGGAAGGTCTTTTGGAAATGTCAGATGTTACAAAGCATTGATTGATGGCAGGGTAGAAGGTGCAGTAATAATACCTTTAAGGACCCACCATCCGCAAAATGTAGTTGAAATTATAGCCCCTAAAAATCTAAAAAACTTCTTAAAGAAAAAAGACGGTGAACTTATTAGAATTACAATTGAGGTTTAG